Within Antennarius striatus isolate MH-2024 chromosome 22, ASM4005453v1, whole genome shotgun sequence, the genomic segment CCACAGCAGGCTGAGGGGGACTCAGGAGGGAACCGCTACTGGatgtgtcatgttttttttcttgatgacatcatcacgggTGTGTCTTTGGCCGTGAGGGCTGGACATCTGTTTAAGGAGGACAAAGATgaccaacaggaagtggttcttCCTGTGGTGGGTCTTACTGAACAGGGTGATGGCGCTGCTCAGCTGACCAACCCACTGTCCTCCAGGGTCAGTGTTCAGGTCGTTCAGTCTCTGGATGACGTTGCCATGGCAAACCTTCCCGTTCCCAATGTAACCTTGGAGACAGGTGCACCTGAGGGCCAGAGGACAGGTGAGCCGGAGTTGCTCCGCCCTGCAGGAGATACAGAGAACAATCCAGAACCTGACTGACTGGACTTGGGCGGTTCTGGTGGTGGTGCAGACGGCGTTCTTGTGGCAGGACTCAGGTCCACAGAGTTCCTTCAGGCTGCAGCTGCCGTCGGTCAGGTGCTCAAACCCCGGGAGACACTCGCAGTGAGACTGACCGAAGGAGAGGATGGTCAGCTGTGTTCAAAGgacacctgagcaggtgagcGGTGCGGTCCGGCCTACCTGCCCAGGCCCGTCGTAGATGCAGCGCGCTGACTCGGGCGAACAGCCCCCCTGGTGAGTCTGACACGGGTCGATGGCCATGCAGACCCGCCCGTCGCCGCTGTAACCGCGGTTACAGGTGCACAGGTGCTGGTTGGGTCCAGTGTGGACGCAGGATGCCTGGGCGTGGCACACCTGCTGCAGGCACGGGTTGATCGCTGAGGACAGATAACCAATGAGAACGTCAGCAGGATGCTGTCACATGACACCCACCCACCAGGCTAGTCCCACTAGCGCGCTAAAAGAGCACTCACACTGGCACTGGGGTCCCGCCCTCTGGTAGCCAGGCAGACACTGACAGGTCAGCTGACCTGTCAGAGCATCTTCGATGCAGCGCGAGTTCTGCTGGCAGCCGAGGGCGGAGCATTCTGGAAGCTCTGGACACAAAGGGACACGTGATTGGATGACGTTAAACATGTGACTTACAGCTGCTGTAGGCTTTCCATTGGTCAGAGGTCCTGTTGCCCCgccctgaacaggaagtgtacgTCTGTTAGCCTCCAGTTAGCATCCCTAGCACCAGATTGGAGTAGAGGAGGAACAACTGtgtagtgatgatgtcaccactctagtgatgatgtcaccactctagtgatgatgtcactactCTGATCTCTAACTAGACAAAATGAGCCAGAACCAGAAGTGGGTTGTCATGGTTTGTTGGCTTGAACTCTGACCTCGGTCACACGCTGGACCGGCGTATCCCGAGAAGCAGCTGCAGCGTCCAGAACCTTTGACCCCGCCCTCACACAGGCCGTGGACACAGGAACACTCTGGGGGGGCACAAGAAGAACTGTGAAGGTGGAGTGTGGTGCCATACTTGGCCGGAGCCCCCGGACCTCACCGGAACCCCCCAACCAAACCGGAACCCCCCGATCGGACCTCACCTGAGTCACAGCGGGGCCCGAAGCGACCGCTGACACAGTCCTCACACGCACTTCCTGCAAAGCCCACCTGGGCAGAGGGGGAGGGGTTAAACACGCCCAGTCAGGAATGCCACACCCACAACGCCCGCAGACCCCCCCTCCCGTCTCTGACCCCTGCCTCCGGACCCCGGTGTGTCCCGTCACCTGACAGCTGCAGGTTCCGTTCCCCCCCAGTCCGTCAGAGCACTGGCCCCTCCCGCTGCAGGGGGGGTCGGGGGCCCCGGGACaccctgaaacacaaacatcatgtgACTTgtggacaggaagcaggaagcggTTCACGACAGGAAACAGAcgtccctccatccatccttcacttcctgtcagcacCTTCAGTCCTGCTGACGGGGGCCGTCCTGCTGACGGGGGCCTGGAAGGACGTGGATCATGGTGACCACGGGACAGGGACCAGCTGACCTCGTTCCGGTTCAGACTCACCtcccttggggggggggctcatccATGCAGTTGGGACCCCAGAACCGGACCAGCTGATCCCCTCCCGGTTCAGACCCGGTGCTGTGGGGGCTGGGGGGACTCACCCATGCAGTCGGGACCCCAGAACCCGGGGCAGCAGGTCCGGAGCTCCACCTCCTTGTAGCACTCGAAGGAGCAGCCGCGGATGGCGAGCGTCAGGCTGGCGGTCCGGATGGTgtacctgcacacacacctgagcatCAGCACCTGGGCGGGGCCAAGCCACCAGCACGCACctgaggggcggggctcacTTGCAGTCCTGAGCGGTGGACCAGGGGGTCTGCTTGTAGCCCGACGGACACGGCATCAACACACTGATGCTGCAGGAGTGACACGCCACCCGGGTCCGCAGCACCGTGGCGTTCAGGCACAGGTTCTGACCCGGGGAGACAGACCGTCAGGCTGGGGCGGCCGCTTCTGCTGAGGACCCCCCCGGGAGCTAAAGGGACCCAGTGGGAACCCCTGAGACCCGATCCAGCGGACTGACAGAACCGAGGGCGCTAACGTCTCACCTGTGGCGCCGCTGagctcatcctcatcatcgtcaccacGGCGACCAGCAGACGAAGGTTCTCCATGACTCGTGTCTCCGGACGCTCCGCTGCTCTGGGCCCCCCAGACCTCAGGCCCCCTTTTCAGCTGCATCCTTGTCCCTCCCCCGTCCCTCCCCCGTTTCCTGCAACTCAGAGAACTGCTGAGTCCAGTCcatccggggggggggcaggagggaggggggcaggagggagggggagttCTGAACCTCAGGTGTTCTACAGGAGGAGGCGTGTCTAACGCTCTGCATCCAATTGGACGCTGAGAATCACATCCAATCAAATGAGAGCAAGCACAAGcaaggggcggggctacagACCCTTCAAACAACATCCTGTTTGTCGACAGCAGAAGATTttaaatcacgtttattcataaaagccaaattacaagatcaTCACCTAAAATAAATTCACGTCTCAGATCTCGTCCATCACAACGTCCTCCTCCCCCAGCAGAGACTCCACCCccctgtctctctggcccctcCAGCCTCCACCAAAGCACTCTGTCCACCCTCCGTGTCGTTATCCGTGTCCTGCGTGTcgttctgtggctccgggtcggtggaggcggagcctcaCAGGCCCCAGAAAACCGTTCTGCTGTCACTGCTGACGTGAGCCTTGTAATCAAAGTCATCAATTTTAAACGTGAGCCTgatgttcagctcttcattgatctgattagggatcatcagaaccatcagaacctGTGTCCAGAGGGTGAAACACATCTTCACTGGGACAGTGATGGAACGTTTTtatagggttaggattaggattagggttaggggctaggattagagtcagggttagaattaggattaggattagggttaggggctaggattagagtcagggttaggattaggattaggattagggttaggggctaggattagagtcagggttaggattaggattaggattaggggctaggattagagtcagggttaggattaggattaggattaggggctaggattagagtcagggttagggttaggattagggttaggggctaggattagagtcagggttaggattaggattaggattagggttaggggctaggattagagtcagggttaggattaggattagggttaggggctaggattagagtcagggttaggattaggattaggattagggttaggggctaggattagagtcagggttaggattaggattagggattagggttaggggctaggattagagtcagggttaggattaggattaggattagggttatggGCTAGgattagagtcagggttaggattaggattaggattagggttaggggctaggattagagtcagggttaggattaggattaggattagggttaggggctaggattagagtcagggttaggattaggattaggattagggttaggggctaggattagagtcagggttaggattaggattaggattagggttaggggctaggattagagtcagggttagggttaggattagggttaggggctaggattagagtcagggttaggattaggattaggattagggttaggggctaggattagagtcagggttaggattaggattagggttaggggctaggattagagtcagggttaggattaggattagggttaggggctaggattagagtcagggttaggattaggattaggattagggttaggggctaggatTAGAGTCAGGGCTAGGGCAACAAAACAGAATTAATTCTTCCTCTCACAAACTCCCATACCATCACCATGGTTACATTCTGGTACATAACATCACCATGGTTACATTCTGGTACATAACATCACCATGGTTACATTCTGGTACATAACATCACCATGGTTACATTCTGGTACATAACATCACCATGGTTACATTCTGGTACATAACATCACCATGGTTACATTCTGGTACATAACATCACCATGGTTACATTCTGGTACATAACATCACCATGGTTACATTCTGgtacacaaatataaaaaacatgtaaaacaacaACGTATAAAGTGAGCAGAAATACGATCCGTCCAGAGAACAGCAGGAAATCCTCAACTGGAAATTCTGTCCTGGAACATGCtcagtcatcacacacacacacacacacacacacacacacacacacacacacacacacacacacacacacacacacacacacgagtcacATGGTcacaccagccaatcagatttgtTCTGTCTGATGTTCTTAATTGCTGTgcagtgaaataaaagtgatgaaggttgcccccctcccaccccggCCTGTAGCTCCCCCTGCCTGTAGTTCCTCCCTCTGGCCACTGGGGGGCAGCATAGGAACGAAGTGCCTCCAAACAGGAAGCCAGGGGTTGTCCCTGATTGGTCCACTTCAAACCAGATTCctcatgaatgaaaacaaacgaTTCGGCTCTGATATCGGAATGTGTTTGATCCCACTGACGGATCAATAGACACCTCTGATCGACAGAACGTCCGCCGGACGCTCCAATCAGCATCCACTGATTGATTAGTGCCCCGCCCCCCACAGCATCAACATCCCAACACAAGTCACCAACCTGAAACCAGAATCACCTGTCggctgggttagggtttgagACACAGGTGCACTGGGACACGGGGACACTGGGACACAGGGACACAGGGACACTGGGACACAGGGACACAGGGACACTGGGACACAGGGACACAGGGACACTGGTGCCTGGAAACACAGGTGCCCTGGGACACAGGCGCCCTGAGACACAGGCGCCGAGACATAACTGTAAACACTGTAACTTTAAAATGATGCCTTCAGGTCCAGTGGGTTTGTTCATTTACGGACATGTGGTCACTTTTCTCAATGCTGTGTCCAGGTGTGATGTCACGTGTCCAGGTGTGATGTCACGTGTCCAGGTGTGGCGTCATCAGGTGCGTTCacttgcaggtgtgtgtgtcgctcATGCTCTCGCAGCGGCGGCAGTGGACGTAGCAGCACCAGACGAACTTGCAGTGGCAGCGCTGGACGCGTCGCACCACATGCGTGTTGTATCCTCGCCCGCAGCACAGCAGGTTGCAGCCGTCGGGTCCGGCGGATGCACGACTGCAGCGGCGCCCCCTGGTGCCGGCGAGGCCCCGCCGCCGGTCCTCCAGACAGTAATTTGGGGACTTGTTGAAATAGACGAGCTGCTGTTTGTCGACGCTCTGATCAGTCTTCCTCGTCTTTGTCCTGGAGCGGTGCGACACCTGGACGCTTCGCTCGTAGCGCTCCTTCAGGTACGCCCCAACGCGCTCGAACGCCGCCATCGTCTTCCAGCACGTTTTGACGGCACAGGAGCCGGAGATGCCGTGACAACGGCAGTGAAGCAACGTCGTCCTGGTGATCGCCTGAAGGACAGAGAAGAGACGTCTTACACGGAACGTCTTCAGCCCGTCGGCGTCCCTCAGGGAGAGACtttcaggccccgcccacacgatgacggaactttttgaaaacccaacttttttgttgcgtggacgccttccgtccacacgacaacgcagatatccggaacgaaaactcAACTTTTctaaaacgctgacgtctttcctgcgacgaaaacctctgacctcatatttatgggccgtgtgttgtgacaacaagacacggaggattcctattggataaaactTGACTCgatgctgccaccacatggtttggcatgcttatagccgtctttgaaaacgcacCGCTGCGTtcacgtgtggacagagattttttaaaaacgctgtcgtgtggacgccaTTCGTTtacgatgcgtttttaaaaagttgcgtttttttaaaaatccgtcatggtgtgggcggggcctgagacATCAAAGCCCCGAGGGAGAGGTGCTCAGACATCGAAGTCATCAGGGATTATCAGTCtaaacatattttatgttgGAAAGTGACTTGTGTTCCAGTGTTGTGGATTAAAATCcagcagattatcctgagaccccCTAAAGCAGTGACACCTGCTTCCATTTCAACCTCCcctcagtgtgggggggttttctGCAGGGACCAAACAAACTACGGAGTCCACCAGGCGTCCAGAACACAGCTCAGGTGTCCTCGTCTCCGTCAGCCCCAGATGGACCGGCTGGTGCAGAGAAGCACATTCAAGTGCCTCCCACGGTATCTGTGACGGACGAGTTGAGCCGAGAAACACCGGCCCCCCCGGAGGGTCTCATCGACTGGACACTGAACCGTTTCACTCCTGACTCAACGCACACGATGAGGAAGACGGAGGCCAACGGCGGCTATTCTTGTTGACtacattccattcattcatcttctgctgctccatcGGCcgtcgtgggtcacggggagctggagcctaactcagcggGCTCAgggcgtgggggggggcactccaCGAGCACGTTACAAAAAAAGCACTTTCACTCTTTTCACCACTACGTCACCGCTTCACACCACTGAGGTAGGGTCAGTGTTGGTGTCCGTCCGTCCTCCAAGGGTCTCCACAACCgtttgacaggaaaaaaagatgagcCAAAGCACAcgactcgggcagcaaaggggatgaaaaaactaggtcaaggtcaaagttcaacttttgtacactcaggaaccggataaaatagaaagacaacggagaaggccagtgtgagtaagaccatagatcaaagcactagctttgatctatggtctttacagttaggtcagagcactagctttgacctttgacctatgacagtaAGTCAGGGTACcaatttgaattcaggggtgtcgcgggatgttgcagtctgtgccTGCACTGATTCTTGTTATCATGATCATTGGTTGTTCCCTCTGGTGAACCTGGTTCCTCATCACAGTCGCCCCACCCAGCAGATGGAACCGGTCGTGCCCCCCTTGTGGGCGGGGCTAGGCTCACCTGTCTCCCCACCTCGGTGTTGTGCTGGTTCATGGTGACCAgcgtgaaccccccccccgtcctcgaTGCGTTCCTCGCCACGTTGTCGATGAACTTGCGGCTGAACCAGGTTCCGTACTGGACGTGGTCCGAGCAGCCCCCCCACTGCCACCCTTCCTCCGTCACGCCGCCCTGGAGCCGGCGGCGGCAGCTGCACTCCGTCGTGTTGCCGTGGCTACAGGCGTGCGTGATGGCATGGACCAGACCTGCCGCCATCACGGCGTAGATGAACGCCGTCTCTTTGGTTCCTACGGAGCAAAAGAGTGACATCATCAAGACGTGGCAGGAGGCATTGGGGCGTGGCCCCTCTGAGGGGGTGTGTCTCCCAGAGGCCTCACCGCTGGTCAGCTCGTATCCGAACACGGGGGGCCGGTCGCGGGCGGAGCAGTTCCACCTCTCGTGCCGGAACTGGCTCTGACACTCGGCGATGGCGAGCCGGGCGCCGTCCCGGACGGCGGGCAGCAGGAACGGCGTCTTCCTGCACAGATCCACCTGACGGGGGCtcagggggggggcacagccCCGCCGCTCCGGCACGCCCGCCGAGGTCACGCCCAGCCACCTGGGGGGGCACATGATCCTGAACAGAACCCTCCAACAGAACCCACCAAGTACTGGTAGTGCTTGTACTAGTACTCCTTTACTCctagtactagtactactagtactactagtactagtagtactactactactactagtactactagtactactagtactactagtaaTCGTAACAGTAGTAGAATCGTGAagtttgatttctttatttttcctgtaAACTTTAAAAACTTCACTGTTAAATTTAGAGGAAACTTTTCTGGTTTGGATCAGAACCAGAGACTGGAACCGGTTCTGATCCGGTTCTGGTTTCACTGTCCCATCTGGAGCAAACAATCCAAACCGTTTGTCTCCAACACAAGGACAAATGtccttcagtttgtttgtttgtttgttgatttaCGGTCCTTTGCTTTCAGTTCTTGCTCGTtgtttacaaaacatttaatacGAAGAAACGTCGCTATGCCTCTGACGTCACGCGGACCTCGAGATCAAAGTCTGTTCATTACGTCAAACCGGGCTCTGGTGACGTCATCAGTGTCACAGCgtgaatagaaataaataaagaacagctGATGGTCCCGTTACCACAGCAACCCGGTGTCCTGCCGGGCCGAACGGACGGTCCCGGTAAGACACGGTCCCGGTGAGACACGGTCCCGGTGAGACACGGTCCCGGTAACGGACGCCGTCTGATAAAACGTTTATCAGACTAGTCTAAATTTAGGCTGTTGTGGTTCCGAATCGCACTTTGGTTCAAGTCTGGTCTCCAGGGTCGGGTTCGGACCCAGTTCTGACCCGGTTCGTACTCACATCCAGCTGCCCCGGCAGCACAGCGGACACACGCAGGCCAGCAGCAGAGTCAGGGCGCTCACGGTCCGGGCTCCGGTCACCCGCCTCTCCATCTCCGCCTGGTCCGCCGGTCCCGGTGTCTCACTCCAAACCCGGTCCCGGTGTCTCACTCCAAACCCGGTCCCGGTGTCTCACTCCAAACCCGGTCCCGGTGGACACACACCCGCCTCCGTTCGGGGTCCAGTCCGGTTTGAAGCGTCGGTCCGGGTCCTGGACGATCACCATTGGACCAGCGGAGGATTGGCACCCAGCCGCTGACGTCACAGCTGCAGAGGACGGGGGGGCAGTGGAGGGGGGGCTCGGACCACGTCCAGCACTGACACGTGACCAGAGGAACCTCAAACCAGGTGTTATTTATgtttactttgtgtttgtttacactttGCCCCCAAATGTCGTTAATTAGTGACCTTTAATTACTTTTAACGTGATtggttactattattattggtCATGTTActtattaaattacattaattacaaaAGTAACAttagttttattattagttacattagttactgtattttttatctATTAGTTAACATAAATAACTAAAAACTAGAGCTCTGATTGATCAGGACTTCTGAGATCCTGATCACATGACCGGTGGAATCCGGTGACATCACGTTTACcgacatttaaataaatcaagATCAATGGAGAAATAAAGATCCATAAATATCAATCAATATAGATCAATAAGGTAGTTTGTGATTGgccggttccaaattgcctgtaggatggatagatatattaaaaaatatatatgtatactaaaaaaatataaacagtataaaattaaattaaatccattttcaaccccgtgctgacctccccacctcccccccgctcctcctgagagagtcattgtaccccct encodes:
- the wnt16 gene encoding protein Wnt-16, translated to MERRVTGARTVSALTLLLACVCPLCCRGSWMWLGVTSAGVPERRGCAPPLSPRQVDLCRKTPFLLPAVRDGARLAIAECQSQFRHERWNCSARDRPPVFGYELTSGTKETAFIYAVMAAGLVHAITHACSHGNTTECSCRRRLQGGVTEEGWQWGGCSDHVQYGTWFSRKFIDNVARNASRTGGGFTLVTMNQHNTEVGRQAITRTTLLHCRCHGISGSCAVKTCWKTMAAFERVGAYLKERYERSVQVSHRSRTKTRKTDQSVDKQQLVYFNKSPNYCLEDRRRGLAGTRGRRCSRASAGPDGCNLLCCGRGYNTHVVRRVQRCHCKFVWCCYVHCRRCESMSDTHTCK